One Candidatus Dependentiae bacterium genomic window, CAGTTAGAGCATAGTTGCCACAAGGACTAAATGTTACTGAGGATACCCAATTAGTATGGCCTTTAAGTTCTTTTATAGTACTACCAGTAGCTAAATCCCATAAGTGAACAGTTGTATCACGTGACCCAGTTAAAGCATACTTGCCACAAGGACTTAATGCTACTGACATTATATGGTTAGTATGACCTTTGAGCTCTTGTATAGTAGTACCAGTAGCTAAATCCCATAAGCGAGCAATCTCATCTAAAGACCCAGTTAAAGCATACTTGCCACAAGAGCTCAATGCTACGCAAATTATACAATTAGTATGGCCTTTAAGCTCTTGTATAGTAGTACCAGTAGATAAATCCCATAAGCGAGCAGTATAGTCATAAGACCCTGTTAAAGCATATTTACCACAAGGGCTATATGCTACTGAGCTTACATTACTAGTATGACCTTTAAGTTCTTGTATAATGGCACCAGTAGCTAAATCCCATAAACGAGCAGTTTTGTCCCATGATCCAGTTAAGGCATACTTGCCACAAGGACTAAATGCTACTGAAGATACAGAGCCAGTGTGACCTTCAAGCTCTAGCAGAGTAACACCGGCAGCTAAATCCCATAAGCGAGCAGTTCTATCAGCTGACCCAGTTAAAGCAAATTTACCACAAGGACTAAATGCTACTGAAGTTACCCCATCAATGTGGCCTTTAAACGTTTGCAGAATAGTCTCACTGGTTAAATCCCATAAACGGGCAGTTGCATCTCTTGATCCAGTTAAAGCAAATTTACCACAAGGGCTAAATGCTACTGACCTTACCCAATGGGTATGTCCTTTAAGCTTTTTAAATGAAGTAGCTAGGGCTTTATTTAAAGCATCTTTGTATTTTTCTAGCACTTTATTCTTAAGTCTTTGCTGTATTTCTCCAGGTATGCTAGAGATAACAGCAGAAAGCTCTTCTTGAGATGTTTGAGAAAGTAATGCTTCTATAGTTTTATCAGCTGCTCGATCTTGTAAAGAAGACAAAGAGCTGTAACTGTTTGAAAGGGTTAAAAGAAGGGGGATAAAAATAATTGATTTATAAAAGTTAGTCATGAGAAATGTCCCTAATAAAGTTAAGATTTAGTAATGCTTTTTATAAAAGGTTACTGAATAGTACAATAACTTTTTTTAGTTTC contains:
- a CDS encoding WD40 repeat domain-containing protein, whose translation is MTNFYKSIIFIPLLLTLSNSYSSLSSLQDRAADKTIEALLSQTSQEELSAVISSIPGEIQQRLKNKVLEKYKDALNKALATSFKKLKGHTHWVRSVAFSPCGKFALTGSRDATARLWDLTSETILQTFKGHIDGVTSVAFSPCGKFALTGSADRTARLWDLAAGVTLLELEGHTGSVSSVAFSPCGKYALTGSWDKTARLWDLATGAIIQELKGHTSNVSSVAYSPCGKYALTGSYDYTARLWDLSTGTTIQELKGHTNCIICVALSSCGKYALTGSLDEIARLWDLATGTTIQELKGHTNHIMSVALSPCGKYALTGSRDTTVHLWDLATGSTIKELKGHTNWVSSVTFSPCGNYALTGASDTTACLWFLPQLNILSVEQLLFALTFQEQNINIDDVCTQNLLNSLSSTVDPYPTLSSRDYVTNPLVKAYIDLRRKQLFHAAANDDVDTVKALIKKSFSTVYTVDKAGNNLWHYAFRGHKKNGSVCANEKVLAYLLDVEGKDKGLITPNKAGLYPFAEGLINNKEFTAKFIKGLLKPESIEDLFNTAIIKICQDLKQ